CCAGGCCGATGGTGCCGGTGCTCGACACCTCCCGCCACAGCATGCCGGTGATGAGAAAACCGGAAATGACGAAAAAGACGTCCACACCCGCGAATCCGCCGGCGATACCGCCCAGACCCGCGTGGAACGCGACCACGGCGAGCACCGCGACCGCCCGCAATCCCTCGACATCGGGCCGGAATTGCGCAAGCGATATCCGCGGCGCCGAATCGTCCTGCCGAATAACCGATTCTCGCGTGGCAGTCCGTGTCATGGACAGCATTCTTACCAACGCTCGCCGGTAATGTCCCGACAACTTCCGGCACTTCGAGCCGATCTGAAAACCGCTGTTAGAACTACTTAAAGCATTCTTCCAAGCAGGTCAGGGGCGGAAGGATTTCGAAAGGAGTTGACGCGCCACGCGGGCGGCCATGAGGGTGGAAATACCTGCGGGGTCCTGCGGGTCGTAGCCGGTGAGGTCGGCTATCCGGGACAGGCGGTAGGTGACGGTGTTGCGGTGGATATAGAGTGCCCGGGCCATCGCATTGTGGTTGAACTGATTGGCGATGTATTCGTCGAGTGTGCGAATGAGCAGCGGGTGCTCGTCGAGCGGTTCGAGGGCGGCGGCCAGATTCGGCAGCGCGGCCCCGGTGGTGGAGATCGCGTACTCGAACATCATGTCCTGGCGGCGGCAGGCCACGTCGGGCCGGTCGAGACAGCGTGCGGTATCCGCGACGATCCTGGCCTCGGCGTACGCGGCCGGAATGTCGGCATGCGTGGCGGCGGGGGCGACGCCGATCCAGAAACCGGGATGCGGCTGGTCGGCGCGCAAGCCGAGCCGGCTCGTGAGCGCACCGACCGGGTCGGCGTGATCGTCGAGCGGGATCAGCGCGGTCCAGCCGCCGCTGTCACGGTGCAGGAACGCGCCGGGCACCTTACCGATGCGATAGCGCAGATCGGTCAGCCGTCCCGGGGTGATCTCGCCCTGCCGGACGGCAGCGACCAGGAACGCGTCGGCGAGCGGTTCCGCGAGTTCGCGCGCCCACTCCCCCGGGTCCCGCCCGGCGAGCAGCGCGGCAGCGATCTCGTTCTGCTCCAACAGATCCCACCGCGGCTGACGCGCGTCCTCCACCAGCGCGATCGCGATCCGGGACATCACCAGGCCCGCATAGGTGGTCAGCCGCAAGCCGAGTTCCGGGACGAACGGGTGGTCGTCGGGGCCCAGCGCGGGCATCAGCTGCGCCCAGAAGAAGGAGACGCCGACGCGATAGTTGGTGAGCACCTCGTCGAGCGGCATCCCGTCGCGCACGAGCCGGACGGCCCGTTCGACGAGCGGGCCGGTGTCCTGCTCCGACGGTTCGACGCCCGCGGCGGCGTAGCGGAAGAACAGTTCGACATTGAGTTCGGCGCTCGGCACGAAATCGGCGTCGAACATCGACTGCGGCAGCTCCGCGTAGGGCGCGGCAGCAACCCGGAAGTCGCTGGCCAGTGTCGCGGCCCGCATGCGCAACTGCGCGATCATCGCCGGCCAGTGGTCACCGTCGCCGGTCACGGCGGCGGCCAGGGAGAAGTGCGTCATCGAACTTCCTAGCTACTCGTCACAACTCCCTCGGACGATACGCGGTCGGACCGCCCGGCAGCACCTGCCGGTGCCGCCGGGCGATATTTCAGCTACCGGGGAAACCTGGAGGCAGCGGCTGGAAGTCCGCCTTGAACTTGGGGCCCGGCGGCAGGCCGCGCAGCAGCGCGCTGGTCCACGCCACCGCCGGCGGCCAACCGGTCACCGCGTTGGTGATGTGCTCGGGCACCGGCACCGTGTAGAAGCGCAGATCGGCGCCGCGCTCCCAGTACGAGTTCACCGTCGGGATCACCACCGAGGGCGGAATCAGCTCGTCCCACAGCCCGTGCCACCAGAGGACGGGCGTGTCGGGAATGTATTTGCCGAGGCTGTTGTCCTGGAGCACCTTGATGATCTCGGGTTGGGTCTCCAACGACTTGCCGGGCTGGTAGTAGGCGCTGATCGGCCGGTAGACACCGGACAGCGCGATGGTCGCGTAGCAGCGGCTCTGGAAATCCCGCAGCAGCTGCTGACCTTCGGTGGTGAGCAGTTCGTCGACTTTGAAAACGTCCGGGTACTCGCGCGCCAGGCTGGCCAGGCCGAGCCACATCGTGAAGTTGCTGGTACCCGTCAGCCCGGGCTGTTCGCGCGTCGCATAGGCCGCCTCGGCGACCAGGTCACCGGGCGTACCGCCGATGGTGGTGCCGAGGATTCGCACGTCGGGCGCGTAGGTGGCCCGCAGTTCGGCGGCCCGGATCGAACCGGAACCGCCGCCGGAGTAGCCGTACAGCGCGATCCCCGAATCGGCGAGGCCCAACCCGCTGTCGTTCTTCATCGCCCGCAGGCTGTCCAGCACCATCTTGCCCTCGGCGTAGGTGTTGAACGTGTTGAACTTGCCGTCGAAATCGGGCACGTTGATCGCGAAACCCTGCAGCAACCAGTACACCGCGAGCGCGGATTCCTTCATGGTTCCGGTCTGCAGCGTGTAGGACGGATTGCAGGTGGAGCTGGTGGAGTCGATCGCCTCCTGGAACGACAGCACCGGACGGGCGCTGCCCTGCCACGGAATGCCCGGCACGATGACCGTCGTCGCGGTCACGATCGGGTTGTCGTGCACATCGTTCGACCGATACAGCAGCTGCTTGGTGTACACCGGGAACGGGAGGCCGAGCAGGCGGGTCTGCACCTCGCGCGAACGGACGATCGCACCGGGTGCGTACGACTCCAGGTTCGGCGGGTCGTCGTACCAGGGATCCTCGCTCGGCGTCGGGATCGGCAGCAGGTCGTAGAGCTGCGGCTCGGTCGGCAGCTGCGGCAACTGGTTCTGATCCGGCGGGAATGCGGGGAAACCGGGCTCCGCCGACGCCATACCCGCGCCGCTCATCGCCATGAACGCCGACACCGCCACTACGACGAGCCGCCGCCACCGAGACCTGTCCACTTGTCCTCCAGCACCATTGCCGACCTATCGCCGACGTCACACTCACGCGTCGACAGGATCATGCTCACAGCTGAGCACAGCAATGCGCTATCGGCATAACGCCGACGGTCCGGGGCAGTCGTTGTGCATTTGCACGGTTCGCCGCCGACAGCGGCGCGGCTCACCCGGCGTGTTGGGTCTCCAGGCTGGCGGCGTAGGCGAGGACCATATCGTGCACGACGCCGAGCACGGCCGCGTCGAGGCCGGGCGGCGAGTAGACCGGGCGGATGACCGCCTGGCCCGAGAAAGTGTGCAGCATCGCGAAGAACAGTGGCTCACGCAACGCTACCGGGAAGCGCCGCAGTGCGCCGGATTGCTCTGCGGCAGCGAAGATCTGGGCGTAGAAGTCCGCGAGGGCGGGCGCGATCCGGGCGTGCAGCTCCGGATCGGAGCGAGCGGCGACGATCACCTCGCGCAGCGCGTGCGTGAGGTTCGAGGATTGGGCCTGCTGGAGATAGCGCAGTGCCAGCCCGAGCGCTTCGTCGTCGTCCTCGACGCCGGCGAGCAGCGTCTGGAACGTGGCGAGCTGGCGGCCGACGATCTCGCGCGCAGCTGCGACGATCAGGTCGAAGCGCCCGTCGAACTGCCGGAACATCGCACCGACGGACAGGCCCGCGGCCTTGCACACGTCCTGCACCTTGGTGCGGTGGTAGCCGAATTCGGCCAGCGACTCGATCGTGGCGTCTATCAGTTTCGCCACGGTCGCCGCCCGCCGCTGCTCCTGTGTCCGCCGCCGCGGCTTGGTCGAATTCGTTGCCACCTCATCCATCCTGCCTGGTTCGCGACGGCGACGGCACGAACGGCGCGTGCCCATACACCGCCGTTGACAGTGTGACCCCAGTCACCGTAACTTTAGGAAATCAAGATTCTCTTTCTGCGGGGGCTC
This genomic stretch from Nocardia brasiliensis ATCC 700358 harbors:
- a CDS encoding PucR family transcriptional regulator — translated: MTHFSLAAAVTGDGDHWPAMIAQLRMRAATLASDFRVAAAPYAELPQSMFDADFVPSAELNVELFFRYAAAGVEPSEQDTGPLVERAVRLVRDGMPLDEVLTNYRVGVSFFWAQLMPALGPDDHPFVPELGLRLTTYAGLVMSRIAIALVEDARQPRWDLLEQNEIAAALLAGRDPGEWARELAEPLADAFLVAAVRQGEITPGRLTDLRYRIGKVPGAFLHRDSGGWTALIPLDDHADPVGALTSRLGLRADQPHPGFWIGVAPAATHADIPAAYAEARIVADTARCLDRPDVACRRQDMMFEYAISTTGAALPNLAAALEPLDEHPLLIRTLDEYIANQFNHNAMARALYIHRNTVTYRLSRIADLTGYDPQDPAGISTLMAARVARQLLSKSFRP
- a CDS encoding lipase family protein: MAMSGAGMASAEPGFPAFPPDQNQLPQLPTEPQLYDLLPIPTPSEDPWYDDPPNLESYAPGAIVRSREVQTRLLGLPFPVYTKQLLYRSNDVHDNPIVTATTVIVPGIPWQGSARPVLSFQEAIDSTSSTCNPSYTLQTGTMKESALAVYWLLQGFAINVPDFDGKFNTFNTYAEGKMVLDSLRAMKNDSGLGLADSGIALYGYSGGGSGSIRAAELRATYAPDVRILGTTIGGTPGDLVAEAAYATREQPGLTGTSNFTMWLGLASLAREYPDVFKVDELLTTEGQQLLRDFQSRCYATIALSGVYRPISAYYQPGKSLETQPEIIKVLQDNSLGKYIPDTPVLWWHGLWDELIPPSVVIPTVNSYWERGADLRFYTVPVPEHITNAVTGWPPAVAWTSALLRGLPPGPKFKADFQPLPPGFPGS
- a CDS encoding TetR/AcrR family transcriptional regulator translates to MATNSTKPRRRTQEQRRAATVAKLIDATIESLAEFGYHRTKVQDVCKAAGLSVGAMFRQFDGRFDLIVAAAREIVGRQLATFQTLLAGVEDDDEALGLALRYLQQAQSSNLTHALREVIVAARSDPELHARIAPALADFYAQIFAAAEQSGALRRFPVALREPLFFAMLHTFSGQAVIRPVYSPPGLDAAVLGVVHDMVLAYAASLETQHAG